In Hahella sp. HNIBRBA332, the genomic window CTTCGCCGGGCAGGATCTGGGCGACTTTCAGGAAGCGACGCAATCCCTCTTCCGCGCGTTCTTTGGCGGCGTAAGGGCCGCTATCAAAGCCTTCCCGTGTAGAAAAATACCACTTGTCGCCGACGGCGAAAAAGCGATCGCTGCGAAACGGCGTCAAGCCATCTTCACCTCTTCTGTTGGTCGTATCCATATTAAAGTCCCTCTTCTGCATAGATATAGTGTTGTTATCGTTTGATTAAAAAGTGGCACAACTTATTAAATTAGGCAAATGGGTTAGCCTATGCGTTATTTTATTGGCTCAATAAGTGGCGTTACGAGGTTGCATAAGCCCTTCCGCCGTATGACAATTGAGCCCGTTTTATGAAAGCTCCTGAAGCTTCTTACGAAATAAAAGTTAAAGAGGATGATATGAAGGTTATTTGGTCCTGGCTCCAGTCGTCGCTTGTAGTGGCGTTAGCAGTCGCCATTAGTGCGT contains:
- a CDS encoding DUF6316 family protein; the protein is MDTTNRRGEDGLTPFRSDRFFAVGDKWYFSTREGFDSGPYAAKERAEEGLRRFLKVAQILPGEGQAARVMRAHRIF